One part of the Paenibacillus silvisoli genome encodes these proteins:
- a CDS encoding response regulator transcription factor — translation MNGNVLLVEDEPRMRQLIVDYLHGENITVIEAANGEEALRRFAEENVALVILDIMMPKLDGYSVCKSIRERSDVMIVMLTARSAEDDKLQGYELGADDYMTKPFSPKELTAKVKALLKRAELLAAAAALPAGDAGMDGVIELDGLAIREASREVAVEGEELTLSPKEYDLLIYMYRNRNIVLTRDMLLNHVWGFDYFGDARTVDTHIKRLRQKLGGKAELICTVRGNGYQFKVKR, via the coding sequence TTGAACGGAAACGTACTGCTCGTTGAGGATGAGCCCCGGATGCGGCAGCTCATCGTCGACTATTTGCACGGGGAAAATATTACGGTGATCGAAGCGGCGAACGGCGAGGAAGCGCTGCGGCGGTTCGCCGAGGAAAATGTCGCGCTCGTCATCCTGGATATCATGATGCCAAAGCTGGACGGCTATAGCGTCTGCAAGTCGATCCGGGAGCGATCCGACGTTATGATCGTCATGCTGACGGCTAGGTCGGCCGAGGATGACAAGCTGCAAGGGTACGAGCTTGGCGCGGACGATTATATGACCAAGCCGTTCAGCCCGAAGGAGCTGACGGCGAAGGTGAAGGCGCTGCTTAAACGCGCGGAATTGCTGGCCGCTGCGGCCGCGCTGCCTGCGGGAGATGCCGGCATGGACGGCGTTATTGAGCTGGACGGCCTCGCGATTCGGGAAGCGTCGCGCGAGGTCGCCGTGGAAGGCGAGGAGCTGACGCTATCGCCGAAGGAATATGATTTGCTCATTTACATGTACCGCAACCGGAACATCGTGCTGACGCGGGACATGCTGCTCAACCACGTATGGGGCTTCGACTATTTCGGCGATGCGCGGACGGTCGACACGCATATCAAGCGGCTGCGGCAAAAGCTCGGCGGCAAAGCGGAACTGATTTGCACCGTGCGCGGCAACGGCTATCAGTTCAAGGTGAAGCGATGA
- a CDS encoding sensor histidine kinase encodes MKRGRSVAFKLFTVTAVVFIAFTTLMMVLQLTFFESYYERQKMKAIKQEFTALRDKYVVEGDKPPPSGEGTGSGMSRPVPGQGTEMEDPAGTGQAEQYEAGTVTRDVTGSEFVRVAPAPASQAVPGGETGNSAPDGSFERFIGEFTMPMPGGLGEMTSGGSGLPLYFGPFESRYFALTAKFEFDDEGIRAMAIGAGQKQRRLFISIDQLGGDVMRMIQNPVSQEQVDNLMTGVMQWLQDPAQVNHVFNDGETVVYRGSGFGPSKVGANQLIAAAALPSVDGARQVLFAVSSLQPVSDAGYVFRGFYTYFYGLAIVLILLLSFLYSGMITKPLRKLNQVALRLSKLDFSVKSGIKRNDEIGSLSRTFDFLSDNLQHALGELQEANIQLKEEFEKEKQLEAMRREFVAGVSHELKTPISLISGYAEGLRDGIGGAEKRELYLGVIMDETKRMSGLVNDMLDLAQLESGKYRLNSGSFDLRACAAGFLQRHAEPVERKEIAFTALLPDEPEELPAYGDRFRLEQVLANLMSNAVRHTAQGCAIQLRVSEEPDRWLLAIWNEGDPIPDAELNRIWEQFYRTDGSRSRELGGTGIGLAIVKHILLLHGSTFGVRNQDGGVEFYFTVAKGE; translated from the coding sequence ATGAAGCGCGGGCGAAGCGTTGCGTTCAAGCTGTTCACCGTCACGGCCGTTGTTTTTATCGCGTTCACGACGCTCATGATGGTGCTGCAGCTGACCTTCTTCGAGAGCTACTACGAGCGGCAGAAGATGAAAGCGATCAAGCAGGAGTTCACGGCGCTGCGGGACAAGTACGTCGTGGAAGGAGACAAGCCGCCCCCTTCAGGCGAAGGTACCGGCAGCGGGATGTCGCGGCCGGTTCCGGGGCAAGGGACGGAGATGGAGGATCCGGCCGGGACTGGGCAAGCCGAGCAGTATGAGGCCGGCACGGTAACACGCGATGTTACGGGCAGCGAATTTGTGCGGGTTGCCCCGGCGCCGGCTTCACAGGCTGTGCCTGGCGGCGAAACCGGGAATTCGGCACCCGACGGCAGCTTCGAGCGGTTTATCGGGGAATTTACGATGCCGATGCCAGGCGGACTCGGCGAGATGACGTCCGGGGGCAGCGGGCTGCCGCTTTATTTTGGGCCGTTCGAGAGCCGCTACTTCGCGCTGACCGCGAAATTCGAGTTTGACGACGAGGGGATTCGGGCGATGGCCATCGGGGCCGGTCAGAAGCAGAGGCGCCTCTTCATCAGCATCGATCAACTGGGCGGCGATGTGATGCGCATGATTCAAAATCCCGTCTCGCAGGAGCAGGTCGACAACTTGATGACCGGCGTCATGCAGTGGCTGCAGGATCCTGCGCAGGTGAACCATGTGTTTAACGACGGCGAAACCGTCGTCTACCGCGGCTCCGGCTTTGGACCGTCTAAGGTGGGAGCCAATCAGCTCATCGCGGCGGCGGCGCTGCCTTCCGTCGATGGCGCAAGGCAGGTGCTGTTCGCGGTATCGTCGCTGCAGCCGGTCAGCGATGCGGGCTACGTGTTCAGAGGGTTTTACACGTACTTCTACGGACTTGCGATCGTGCTTATTTTGCTGCTGTCGTTCCTCTATTCCGGCATGATTACGAAGCCGCTGCGGAAGCTGAACCAGGTCGCGCTTCGGCTGTCGAAGCTGGATTTCTCGGTGAAGAGCGGCATTAAGCGCAACGACGAGATCGGGAGCCTGTCGCGCACGTTTGATTTTCTATCGGACAATTTGCAGCATGCGCTGGGCGAGCTGCAGGAGGCGAACATCCAGCTCAAGGAAGAGTTCGAGAAAGAGAAGCAGCTGGAAGCGATGCGGCGCGAGTTCGTGGCGGGCGTTTCGCATGAGCTGAAGACGCCGATCAGCCTCATCAGCGGCTACGCGGAAGGCTTGCGGGACGGTATCGGCGGCGCGGAGAAGCGCGAGCTGTACCTCGGCGTCATCATGGACGAGACGAAGCGGATGTCCGGTCTCGTCAACGACATGCTCGATCTCGCGCAGCTCGAATCGGGCAAGTATCGCCTGAACAGCGGCAGCTTCGATCTGCGCGCCTGCGCGGCGGGCTTCCTGCAGCGCCACGCGGAGCCGGTCGAACGCAAGGAGATCGCGTTCACGGCGCTGCTGCCGGACGAGCCGGAAGAGCTGCCGGCCTACGGCGACCGGTTCCGGCTGGAGCAGGTGCTCGCGAACCTGATGAGCAACGCCGTCCGCCATACGGCGCAGGGCTGCGCGATCCAGCTTCGCGTGTCCGAGGAGCCGGACCGCTGGCTGCTCGCGATCTGGAACGAAGGCGATCCGATTCCGGACGCCGAGCTGAACCGGATCTGGGAGCAGTTCTACCGCACCGACGGCTCCCGCAGCCGCGAGCTCGGCGGCACGGGCATCGGCCTCGCCATCGTGAAGCATATTTTGCTGCTCCACGGCAGCACGTTCGGCGTGCGCAACCAAGACGGCGGCGTGGAGTTTTACTTCACGGTCGCGAAGGGCGAATAA
- a CDS encoding response regulator transcription factor, giving the protein MKVIVAEDQGMLRGALSALLDLEDDIEVIGQAENGRQALQMILELSPDLCVMDIEMPEMSGLDVAEKLKELGHPCAVVILTTFSRSGYFQRAMKAGTRGFLLKDSPIDELGAALRTVAQGGRAVSPELALSFWEAENPLSEREREVLKLAAEGLTANDIAGRLYLSAGTVRNYLSEAIQKLEAKNRIDAIGIAERNGWI; this is encoded by the coding sequence GTGAAGGTCATCGTAGCGGAAGATCAGGGCATGCTGCGCGGAGCATTGAGCGCGCTGCTTGATTTGGAAGACGACATCGAAGTAATTGGCCAAGCGGAGAACGGGAGGCAGGCGCTTCAGATGATTCTCGAGCTGTCGCCGGATCTGTGCGTCATGGACATCGAAATGCCGGAGATGAGCGGCCTCGACGTGGCGGAGAAGCTGAAGGAGCTGGGTCATCCGTGCGCCGTCGTGATTCTGACGACCTTCTCGCGATCGGGCTATTTCCAGCGGGCGATGAAGGCGGGGACGCGCGGCTTTCTGCTCAAGGATTCGCCGATCGATGAGCTCGGCGCGGCGCTTCGCACGGTTGCTCAGGGCGGACGGGCCGTGAGCCCGGAGCTTGCGCTGTCATTCTGGGAGGCGGAGAATCCGCTGTCCGAACGCGAACGCGAGGTGCTCAAGCTTGCCGCTGAGGGACTGACGGCGAACGATATTGCGGGGCGGCTGTACTTGTCGGCCGGCACGGTGCGGAACTATCTGTCGGAGGCGATTCAGAAGCTGGAGGCGAAAAACCGGATCGACGCGATCGGCATCGCGGAGCGGAACGGGTGGATTTAG
- a CDS encoding ABC transporter substrate-binding protein, with protein sequence MMKNKKKTKLAAGCVSLALMTAITACSSGGGGNAGGNANAEQTAVKTEDGKTVVSVSVMQNDRFLQAAEASFEKAHPDIDIQINAAVATPEMGKVVRRAGGGQDPETEANREKFVNSVNTELMSGKGADIIAVQDLPFDKYAEKGLLADLRSLMKEDKDFNLQDYYEGVMDAVTKDGKQAALPIRFSLDIMLASQAELAGAGVSVDDSKWTWKDFADIARKLAKDEDGDGKPDKYTMSGMSKDRMLKLMVESSYEHYVDTAGKKASFDQGDFAAMLENLKGLYDEGLVNDGMPGPGQQSFGHMNLMMPMDLVMTPQLMFEGKGQVYQTPSGGEAKGMTYDSDLMLALNAKSGAKQEAWAFMKYLLSAEAQGTPGIMGFSVRKDMTAKQVEESMKMFENGNLKISGPDGEISPPTMTDEDIKTIVDTIPRIKRFSGDDSAIMKMVLEEAAAFFEGRKSAEEAAKQLQNRATIYLNE encoded by the coding sequence ATGATGAAGAATAAGAAGAAGACGAAACTTGCGGCCGGCTGCGTCAGCCTGGCGTTGATGACGGCGATTACGGCATGCTCCAGCGGCGGCGGAGGAAATGCCGGCGGCAATGCGAATGCGGAGCAAACCGCTGTCAAAACGGAGGACGGGAAGACGGTCGTCTCCGTGTCCGTTATGCAGAACGACCGGTTTTTGCAAGCGGCGGAAGCGAGCTTCGAGAAGGCGCATCCGGATATCGATATTCAAATCAATGCCGCGGTGGCCACGCCGGAAATGGGGAAAGTGGTCAGAAGAGCCGGCGGAGGCCAAGACCCTGAAACCGAGGCGAACCGCGAGAAGTTCGTCAACTCGGTCAATACGGAGCTGATGTCCGGCAAAGGCGCCGACATTATCGCGGTTCAGGATCTGCCCTTCGACAAATACGCGGAGAAAGGGCTGCTCGCGGATCTCCGCTCGTTGATGAAGGAAGATAAAGATTTTAACCTGCAGGATTACTACGAAGGCGTTATGGACGCGGTCACGAAGGATGGCAAGCAGGCTGCCCTGCCGATCCGGTTCTCGCTTGATATTATGCTTGCTAGTCAGGCTGAGTTGGCGGGAGCTGGCGTATCGGTCGACGACAGCAAATGGACGTGGAAGGATTTCGCGGATATTGCCCGTAAACTGGCCAAGGACGAGGATGGCGACGGTAAGCCGGATAAGTATACGATGAGCGGCATGTCGAAGGATCGGATGCTGAAGCTGATGGTGGAATCGAGCTACGAGCATTATGTCGATACGGCGGGCAAAAAGGCGTCGTTCGATCAGGGCGATTTTGCGGCGATGCTGGAGAACTTGAAGGGTCTCTACGACGAAGGCCTCGTCAACGACGGAATGCCGGGTCCGGGACAGCAGTCGTTCGGCCATATGAACTTGATGATGCCGATGGATCTGGTGATGACGCCGCAGCTGATGTTTGAGGGAAAAGGCCAAGTCTACCAGACGCCATCCGGCGGTGAAGCAAAGGGGATGACCTACGACAGCGATCTGATGCTGGCATTGAACGCGAAATCGGGCGCGAAGCAGGAAGCCTGGGCTTTCATGAAGTATTTGCTCTCCGCCGAGGCTCAGGGGACGCCGGGCATTATGGGCTTCTCCGTGCGCAAGGATATGACGGCGAAGCAGGTCGAAGAGTCGATGAAAATGTTCGAGAACGGCAATCTCAAAATCTCCGGTCCGGATGGGGAAATTTCGCCTCCGACAATGACGGATGAAGATATCAAGACGATTGTCGATACGATTCCGCGGATCAAGCGGTTCAGCGGGGATGACAGCGCCATTATGAAAATGGTGCTCGAGGAAGCGGCGGCGTTCTTCGAAGGCCGCAAGTCGGCGGAGGAAGCGGCCAAGCAGCTGCAGAACCGGGCGACGATTTATTTGAACGAGTAG
- a CDS encoding efflux RND transporter periplasmic adaptor subunit codes for MSAMLDDNRLQRRKRVMGIALALFFGALAVLTFFSNTIAGLALPKVTVTKPDFGQLERTISGEGELEAEKTEELYAEGDGNVTKIHVEEGDAVKKGQTLISYDTTEAERNLADEETRYAQAKLRMEKQREGIVDALRQDNQAGVRDLKRDLQIAEYDLEIQRRKLVTMREGIEQSSAVRAPFDGIVTDLQVTEGLPSSRGQAVAVIADVSRGLVFTFTEDADDADKLRIGETVSLSAYIGDKRRMVKGKVDDIEDAEDSGSSGGAGSGDSGDEKSKTITIKVNGQELQLGSQVKLSVKKTGRLGGIILASDSVQQGSDGYFVWTVKEKKGPLGSVYTAEKAAVTIGDSDETNTEIVDGIMPDEQVVEEMSEPLSEGQRVRLK; via the coding sequence ATGTCCGCGATGCTGGACGATAACCGCCTGCAGCGGCGCAAACGGGTGATGGGAATCGCGTTGGCGCTATTCTTCGGAGCGCTCGCCGTGCTCACCTTCTTCTCGAACACGATCGCGGGCTTGGCGCTGCCGAAGGTGACGGTGACGAAGCCCGACTTCGGGCAGCTGGAGCGCACGATCTCCGGCGAAGGCGAGCTGGAGGCGGAGAAAACGGAGGAGCTGTACGCCGAGGGCGACGGCAATGTGACGAAGATTCATGTGGAGGAAGGCGATGCCGTCAAGAAGGGGCAGACGCTGATCTCCTACGATACGACGGAGGCCGAGCGGAACCTTGCCGATGAAGAGACGCGGTATGCGCAGGCGAAGCTGCGGATGGAGAAGCAGCGGGAGGGGATTGTCGACGCATTGCGGCAGGACAATCAAGCGGGGGTGCGCGACTTGAAGCGCGACCTGCAGATCGCGGAATACGATCTGGAGATTCAGCGGCGGAAGCTGGTGACGATGCGCGAAGGCATTGAGCAAAGCAGCGCCGTGCGAGCGCCTTTCGACGGCATTGTCACCGATCTGCAGGTGACGGAAGGGCTGCCTTCCTCGCGGGGGCAGGCCGTTGCCGTTATAGCGGATGTAAGCCGCGGCCTCGTGTTCACCTTTACCGAGGATGCCGACGATGCCGACAAGCTGCGCATTGGCGAAACGGTGTCGCTGTCCGCCTACATCGGCGACAAGCGGCGGATGGTGAAAGGGAAGGTCGACGACATCGAGGACGCGGAGGACAGCGGCTCGTCTGGCGGCGCTGGCTCTGGCGATTCCGGCGATGAAAAAAGCAAAACCATTACGATCAAGGTGAACGGGCAGGAGCTTCAGCTTGGCAGCCAGGTAAAGCTCTCCGTGAAGAAAACCGGCCGTCTCGGCGGCATCATACTCGCCAGCGATTCGGTGCAGCAAGGTTCGGACGGCTACTTCGTATGGACGGTGAAGGAGAAGAAAGGACCGCTCGGCAGCGTCTATACGGCGGAGAAAGCGGCGGTCACGATCGGCGATTCGGACGAGACGAACACGGAAATCGTGGACGGCATTATGCCGGATGAGCAGGTCGTCGAAGAGATGAGCGAGCCGCTTAGCGAAGGACAGCGGGTCCGTTTGAAATAA
- a CDS encoding sensor histidine kinase, which yields MLFAMVWLVYLLFPIYHLFDEPPVRFAEGLGVIVVFIVLYVYSYRFEKGRLYCVLGMLFIVGLFCLSGAGSILMAFYPVPIIGMLTNRRQLTVAVCGLLVLFAWNIWYWDLFTDMDAFMQIIPAMIVMLVIPFAFAIGRKSKELREKLNLANEEISRLSKNEERQRISRDLHDTLGHTLTLITMKSELAEKLIVKNPERAAQEVRDIQATSRAALRQVRELVSGMSAVKLSDEVDHAKQILAAAGIVLERDGSDFGRELPSQLADNILGMCLRESVTNIVKHSRARVCTVRLLWEPGRLKLVVTDDGIGIYKSVEGSEGSRSWETGSGGGTGLRGMRERLKLIEGTLTVESVGRGTELTFTVPLVEKAAEEGGKVQ from the coding sequence ATGCTTTTTGCGATGGTATGGTTAGTTTATCTTTTGTTCCCGATCTATCATTTATTCGACGAGCCGCCTGTCCGGTTCGCGGAGGGCTTAGGGGTTATTGTCGTTTTTATCGTGCTGTACGTCTACAGCTACCGTTTCGAGAAGGGGCGGCTGTACTGCGTACTGGGGATGCTGTTCATTGTCGGGCTGTTTTGCCTCAGCGGTGCCGGGTCCATCCTGATGGCATTCTACCCGGTCCCGATCATCGGCATGCTGACGAATCGCAGGCAGTTGACGGTTGCGGTGTGCGGACTTCTCGTCTTGTTTGCATGGAATATTTGGTACTGGGATCTGTTTACCGATATGGATGCGTTTATGCAGATCATTCCGGCCATGATCGTCATGCTCGTCATTCCGTTTGCGTTTGCGATTGGCCGAAAATCGAAGGAGCTGCGGGAAAAGCTGAATCTGGCGAACGAGGAAATTTCCCGGCTGTCGAAGAACGAGGAGCGCCAACGGATATCGCGGGATCTGCACGACACGCTTGGTCACACGCTGACATTGATTACGATGAAGAGCGAGCTCGCGGAGAAGCTGATCGTGAAAAATCCGGAGCGCGCGGCGCAGGAGGTGCGCGACATTCAGGCGACCTCGCGCGCGGCGCTCCGTCAAGTTCGGGAGCTCGTTTCGGGAATGAGCGCGGTGAAGCTGAGCGACGAGGTGGATCACGCGAAGCAGATTCTCGCTGCGGCGGGCATCGTGCTGGAGCGGGACGGAAGCGATTTCGGACGGGAGCTGCCGTCTCAGCTGGCCGATAACATTCTCGGCATGTGCCTGCGTGAATCGGTGACGAATATCGTGAAGCACAGTCGCGCGCGGGTTTGTACGGTTAGGCTGCTGTGGGAGCCGGGCCGCTTGAAGCTCGTTGTAACGGATGACGGGATCGGCATCTATAAGAGCGTGGAAGGCTCCGAAGGCTCGCGGTCATGGGAAACTGGCAGCGGCGGGGGAACCGGATTGCGCGGCATGCGGGAACGGTTGAAGCTGATCGAGGGTACGCTGACCGTGGAGTCGGTTGGACGTGGCACCGAGCTGACGTTTACCGTACCGCTCGTGGAGAAGGCTGCAGAAGAGGGGGGGAAGGTTCAGTGA
- a CDS encoding ABC transporter permease encodes MNGTMLTATIAQCKAELLRTVRNKRFFIFSIIMPIIFYFLFSNIVGDNKQVGGVDWSAYYLMSMTCYGIIGASFSTFAIRFSRERSQGWIRMLRITPLPSWAYILSKIVSQAIINLFIVIMMFLIGGIAKGIDLPASAWIESGLWIWLGGLSFMTLGTLFGTMRNPDAVQVVSTIVYMGMSVVGGLWMPVETMSSTMRNIAELLPTYRLGQGAWNLIANGSLSWEGIGILAAYVVVLMVVSSWIMKKQEAV; translated from the coding sequence ATGAATGGAACGATGCTTACGGCGACGATTGCCCAGTGCAAAGCGGAGCTGCTGCGGACGGTCCGCAATAAACGGTTTTTTATTTTTTCGATTATCATGCCGATCATATTCTACTTCTTGTTCTCCAACATCGTTGGCGATAACAAGCAGGTCGGCGGCGTGGACTGGTCCGCTTACTACCTCATGTCCATGACCTGCTACGGCATTATCGGCGCCAGCTTCTCGACCTTCGCCATCCGGTTTTCCCGGGAGCGCTCGCAAGGCTGGATTCGGATGCTGCGGATTACGCCGCTTCCGTCGTGGGCTTATATTTTATCCAAAATCGTATCTCAGGCTATCATTAATCTATTCATCGTCATAATGATGTTCTTGATCGGCGGCATTGCCAAAGGGATCGACCTGCCGGCTTCGGCGTGGATCGAGAGCGGGCTGTGGATCTGGCTCGGCGGTTTGTCGTTCATGACGCTCGGCACGCTGTTCGGCACGATGCGCAATCCGGATGCGGTGCAGGTCGTCAGCACGATCGTCTATATGGGGATGTCGGTTGTCGGCGGCTTGTGGATGCCGGTCGAAACGATGTCGTCGACGATGCGTAACATCGCGGAGCTGCTACCAACGTACCGGCTCGGTCAAGGCGCGTGGAACCTGATCGCGAACGGCTCGCTCAGCTGGGAAGGCATCGGCATTCTTGCGGCGTACGTCGTCGTATTGATGGTGGTTTCCTCTTGGATCATGAAAAAGCAGGAAGCGGTGTAA
- a CDS encoding carbohydrate ABC transporter permease: MKFNRLLRRDGSAAVLFLAPSLAGFGLFFLIPFAAGCYYSLVDSPVGGRFVGLSNYAQLLESSSFRKAAANTALFTAVSVPLLMTLSLLLALLLMREVYARNWLRTFYVMPLVVPVASIVMLWQILFDGNGHLNAFLHEHGWAEKDWMGSNTARAVVLLVYLWKNIGYNMVLYLAGLQNIPEDYYEAASVEGAGRWWKLRHITLVYLTPTAFFVFIMSVIGSFKVFRETYLISGEYPHDSIYMLQHYMNNMFLSLDYQKLTSAAYVMALAITLFVALVFRLERSLRRRME; the protein is encoded by the coding sequence ATGAAATTCAATCGCTTGCTGCGGCGTGACGGCAGCGCGGCGGTCTTATTCCTGGCGCCGAGCCTCGCCGGCTTCGGCCTGTTCTTCCTCATCCCGTTCGCGGCGGGATGCTACTATTCGCTGGTCGACAGCCCGGTGGGCGGCCGCTTCGTCGGCCTCTCGAATTACGCGCAGCTGCTGGAAAGCAGCTCGTTTCGCAAGGCGGCGGCCAATACGGCGCTGTTCACGGCGGTCAGCGTTCCGCTCCTGATGACGCTGTCGCTCCTGCTGGCGCTTCTGCTCATGCGCGAAGTGTACGCCCGCAATTGGCTGCGGACGTTCTACGTCATGCCGCTTGTCGTGCCGGTCGCCTCGATCGTGATGCTGTGGCAGATTTTGTTCGACGGCAACGGGCACCTGAATGCGTTTCTGCACGAGCATGGATGGGCGGAGAAGGATTGGATGGGCTCGAACACGGCAAGGGCCGTCGTGCTGCTCGTTTATTTGTGGAAGAACATCGGCTACAACATGGTGCTCTACCTCGCAGGTCTGCAAAATATCCCGGAGGATTACTACGAGGCCGCCTCCGTCGAAGGCGCGGGCCGGTGGTGGAAGCTGCGTCATATTACGCTCGTCTATTTGACGCCGACGGCGTTTTTCGTCTTCATTATGTCGGTTATCGGCTCGTTCAAGGTGTTTCGCGAGACGTACCTGATCTCCGGCGAATATCCGCATGACAGCATCTACATGCTGCAGCACTACATGAATAATATGTTCCTGTCGCTGGATTACCAGAAGCTGACCTCGGCCGCTTATGTCATGGCGCTTGCCATTACGCTGTTCGTCGCGCTCGTATTCCGGCTGGAGCGGTCGTTGAGGAGGCGGATGGAATGA
- a CDS encoding carbohydrate ABC transporter permease: MRENRRLLAKIVLTLALALIAACMLFPLVFTISNSFMSEDEISGAYGILSPSANGESKSEAQQQYAVLKLVPDQVTLAQYREALFRKPQFLFMFWNALIMTVPIIAGQTVVAALAAYALGKLQFPGRDKLFFLYLITMLMPFQVTLVPNYIVADRLGMLNSYGAIIWPGIFAAFGVFLLRQFMLQIPTAYVEAGKMDGAGHAQLFLRIVLPMCRPGLAALVILLFIDNWNMVEQPLIMLTDAVKQPLSVYLSRVRDGELGIAFAASTLYMAPMLFIFLYGENDLIAGIQLSGLKG; encoded by the coding sequence ATGAGAGAAAACCGGAGGCTCCTCGCCAAAATCGTACTGACCCTCGCGCTCGCCCTCATCGCGGCCTGCATGCTGTTCCCGCTCGTGTTTACGATCAGCAACTCGTTCATGTCGGAGGATGAGATCAGCGGCGCTTACGGTATTTTGTCGCCTAGCGCGAATGGTGAATCGAAGTCAGAGGCGCAGCAGCAATACGCCGTGCTCAAGCTGGTGCCTGACCAGGTTACGCTGGCGCAGTACAGGGAAGCTTTGTTCCGCAAGCCGCAGTTTCTGTTCATGTTCTGGAACGCGCTTATTATGACGGTGCCGATTATCGCGGGGCAAACCGTCGTCGCCGCGCTGGCGGCATACGCCCTCGGCAAGCTTCAATTCCCGGGAAGGGACAAGCTGTTCTTTCTGTATCTCATTACGATGCTGATGCCGTTTCAAGTGACGCTGGTGCCGAACTACATCGTCGCCGATCGGCTCGGGATGCTGAACAGCTATGGGGCCATTATTTGGCCGGGCATATTCGCGGCATTCGGCGTTTTCCTGCTGAGGCAGTTCATGCTGCAAATTCCGACGGCCTACGTGGAAGCGGGCAAAATGGACGGCGCTGGCCATGCGCAGCTGTTCCTCCGGATCGTGCTGCCGATGTGCAGACCGGGACTGGCCGCGCTCGTCATTCTATTGTTCATCGACAACTGGAACATGGTTGAGCAGCCGCTCATCATGCTGACGGATGCGGTCAAGCAGCCGCTGTCGGTCTATCTGTCCCGGGTTCGGGACGGGGAGCTCGGCATCGCGTTTGCCGCCTCAACGCTCTATATGGCGCCGATGCTGTTCATTTTTCTCTATGGGGAGAACGATCTGATCGCCGGTATTCAACTTTCGGGGTTGAAGGGCTAG